A window from Zonotrichia albicollis isolate bZonAlb1 chromosome 8, bZonAlb1.hap1, whole genome shotgun sequence encodes these proteins:
- the EXTL2 gene encoding exostosin-like 2 isoform X2, whose product MRWFHLCKLPGRVMGIRLLRFTSVVIIVLLLVAGALTALLPTIKDDKLPNSRREPKTQTQSALDSFTLIMQTYNRTDLLLKLLNHYQAIPHLHKVIVVWNNIGEKTPEEMWNSLGPHPVPVVFKVQTVNRMRNRLQNFPDLETKALSRTCTTINPVCFKWKKTQYVALQT is encoded by the exons ATGAG GTGGTTTCACTTGTGTAAGCTTCCAGGAAGAGTTATGGGAATCCGCCTGCTGCGCTTCACCTCTGTGGTGATCATCGTCCTGCTCCTTGTGGCAGGTGCTTTAACAGCTTTGCTTCCCACTATCAAAGATGACAAATTGCCCAACTCGAGAAGGGAACCCAAAACCCAGACTCAGTCTGCCCTGGATTCATTCACTCTTATTATGCAGACATACAATAGAACTGACTTACTGCTAAAGCTTTTAAATCATTATCAAGCAATCCCCCACCTACATAAAGTAATTGTGGTGTGGAACAACATTGGTGAGAAGACACCAGAGGAAATGTGGAATTCCTTGGGGcctcatcctgtccctgttGTCTTTAAAGTTCAAACTGTAAATCGTATGAGAAACAGACTGCAGAATTTCCCTGACCTGGAAACAAAAG CTCTTTCTAGGACGTGTACAACAATAAATCCAGTTTGTttcaagtggaaaaaaacccaatatgTTGCATTACAGACCTGA
- the SLC30A7 gene encoding zinc transporter 7 — MLPLSIKDDEYKPPRLNLLRKVSGWFRSILADKTSRNLFSFLCLNLSFAFVELLYGIWSNSLGLISDSFHMFFDCTALLAGLAASVISKWRSNDAFSYGYVRAEVLAGFVNGLFLIFTAFFIFSEGVERALEPPDVHHERLLPVSILGFIVNLIGIFVFQHGGHGHSHSSGHEHSHSLFNGGLSHGHSHRDHGHSHEHKHSHGHTHGHGHGHSHGQDYCHDDHSLEVMAGSSKQILQGVFLHIVADTLGSIGVIISAILMQNYGLMIADPICSMLIALLIGVSIVPLLKESIGILMQRTPPSLENALPQCYQRVQQLQGVYSLHDPHFWTLCTDVYIGTLKLLVAPDADGRWILSQTHNIFTQAGVRQLYIQIDVAAM; from the exons ATGCTGCCCCTCTCCATCAAAGACGATGAGTACAAGCCGCCCAGGCTCAACCTGCTCAGGAAGGTGTCGGGCTGGTTCAG GTCTATCCTGGCGGACAAGACTTCCCGCAAcctcttctccttcctctgcctcaACCTCTCCTTCGCCTTCGTGGAGCTGCTCTACGGTATCTGGAGTAACAG TTTAGGTCTGATATCAGATTCTTTTCATATGTTTTTTGACTGTACTGCTCTCTTGGCTGGATTAGCAGCTTCAGTTATTTCAAAATGGAGGTCAAATGATGCTTTCTCATATGG TTATGTTCGAGCAGAAGTACTTGCTGGTTTTGTAAATGGCTTATTCCTCATCTTTACAGCATTCTTCATTTTTTCTGAAGGTGTTGAG agagCCCTTGAGCCTCCTGATGTGCATCATGAGAGACTTCTTCCTGTTTCTATACTAGGATTCATTGTAAATCTGATAGGAATATTTGTTTTTCAGCATGGAGGTCATGGGCATTCACACAGCTCTG GACATGAGCACAGCCATTCTCTGTTTAATGGTGgtctcagccatgggcacagtCACAGAGATCATGGACACAGCCATGAACATAAACATTCCCATGGACACACTCATGGTCATGGCCATGGACACTCTCATGGTCAGGATTATTGTCATG ATGACCACTCCCTCGAAGTAATGGCTGGATCCAGCAAGCAGATTTTACAAG GTGTATTTCTGCACATTGTGGCAGACACGCTGGGAAGTATTGGTGTAATCATCTCTGCTATACTGATGCAGAACTATGGGCTAATGATAGCAGATCCTATTTGTTCAATGCTGATAGCACTACTTATAGGTGTAAG taTTGTTCCACTTTTAAAAGAGTCCATTGGGATTTTGATGCAGCGAACTCCTCCTTCCCTGGAAAATGCCCTGCCTCAGTGCTACCAGAGG GTGCAGCAGTTGCAAGGAGTGTACAGTTTACATGATCCACATTTCTGGACCCTCTGTACTGATGTTTACATAGGGACTTTGAAGTTACTAGTAGCTCCTGATGCTGATGGGAGATGGATTCTAAGCCAGACTCACAATATTTTTACTCAG GCAGGAGTGAGGCAGCTTTACATACAGATTGATGTTGCAGCCATGTAG
- the EXTL2 gene encoding exostosin-like 2 isoform X1, whose product MRWFHLCKLPGRVMGIRLLRFTSVVIIVLLLVAGALTALLPTIKDDKLPNSRREPKTQTQSALDSFTLIMQTYNRTDLLLKLLNHYQAIPHLHKVIVVWNNIGEKTPEEMWNSLGPHPVPVVFKVQTVNRMRNRLQNFPDLETKAVLMMDDDTLVSAHDLAFAFSVWQQFPEHIVGFVPRKHISTPSGVYSYGSFELQNPGFGNGDQYSMVLIGAAFFHSGYLEDFQQQPEAVHALIDETQNCDDIAMNFLVAKHTGKPSGVFVKPVDIRNLEKDTNSGYSGMWHRAEHLLQRSYCVNKLVNIYDGMPLKYSNIMISQFGFPNYANHKNKM is encoded by the exons ATGAG GTGGTTTCACTTGTGTAAGCTTCCAGGAAGAGTTATGGGAATCCGCCTGCTGCGCTTCACCTCTGTGGTGATCATCGTCCTGCTCCTTGTGGCAGGTGCTTTAACAGCTTTGCTTCCCACTATCAAAGATGACAAATTGCCCAACTCGAGAAGGGAACCCAAAACCCAGACTCAGTCTGCCCTGGATTCATTCACTCTTATTATGCAGACATACAATAGAACTGACTTACTGCTAAAGCTTTTAAATCATTATCAAGCAATCCCCCACCTACATAAAGTAATTGTGGTGTGGAACAACATTGGTGAGAAGACACCAGAGGAAATGTGGAATTCCTTGGGGcctcatcctgtccctgttGTCTTTAAAGTTCAAACTGTAAATCGTATGAGAAACAGACTGCAGAATTTCCCTGACCTGGAAACAAAAG CTGTTTTAATGATGGATGATGACACACTAGTCAGTGCTCATGACCTTGCTTTTGCCTTTTCTGTTTGGCAG caATTTCCAGAGCATATAGTGGGATTTGTTCCTAGAAAGCACATTTCCACTCCTTCAGGCGTCTACAGTTACGGCAGCTTTGAGCTGCAGAACCCTGGCTTTGGCAATGGAGATCAGTACTCCATGGTGCTCATCGGTGCAGCATTTTTTCACAGTGGCTATTTGGAAGActttcagcagcagccagaagcaGTTCACGCCTTAATAGATGAAACTCAAAACTGTGATGATATTGCCATGAATTTTCTGGTAGCCAAGCATACTGGAAAGCCTTCAGGAGTGTTTGTGAAGCCTGTTGACATAAGAAATTTAGAAAAGGACACTAACAGTGGCTATTCTGGAATGTGGCACCGAGCAGAGCATTTGTTACAGAGATCCTACTGTGTAAATAAACTCGTTAATATTTATGATGGCATGCCCTTAAAATATTCTAATATCATGATTTCTCAGTTTGGTTTTCCTAATTATGCCAATCACAAAAATAAGATGTAA